A part of Leptospira wolffii serovar Khorat str. Khorat-H2 genomic DNA contains:
- a CDS encoding sensor histidine kinase: protein MKKWLDILVSVPICIGAMVILGWAFDIDIFKRPNPAWVSMNPLTAVGFGFIGLSLLLLFRDKVRYRIIIRSVSFLTSLIGAVKIFGLSIGSDFGIDKILFSQKVAIDIINGRPNQMAPNTAFDFLLLGFSVFFLTFRKASLRSASNYLSFVVMLVGIFSIVGYLYQVKEFYGFLSFIPMALPTAICFLFCSFSILIYNGDYAFMRVFTSRYLGGKLARILFPFIILVPVIFGMLRIYLYRIYPVSFELGVGFLITAIILTFFLVVYFASFELDKADRARTKAEEDLSGLNRDLERLVQLRTMELYRSENRFRTIIEQFPYPVLTYTSDGSCTGANLAWEEMWNARRDNLVDYNILKDSQMQKSDLFRHVQRAFSGEAAVSEPYKYDPGLIGKEGRARWMQLVLHPVKNTAGKLLEVIAVQQDITESKEAEDEIRSLNNALEERVRQRTEQLLLANKELESFSYSISHDLRAPIRGINGYTRILEEDYGDKLDAEANRVISRILANAKQMGQLVDDLLEFSRLGRMELAHRELLTKDIVSAVYSELSGYEKNRDIELVVGSLPNVRADQMAFRQLWVNLISNALKYTRKTEKARIEIGSFEENGESIFFIKDNGAGFNMQYYEKIFGVFQRLHSQEDFEGTGVGLAIVNRIVSRHGGRVWAEGEIGKGASFYFTMPGKDSEFSENSAS from the coding sequence TTGAAGAAATGGCTAGATATTTTGGTTTCGGTTCCGATATGCATCGGGGCGATGGTGATTTTAGGCTGGGCCTTCGATATAGATATCTTCAAGCGACCTAATCCCGCATGGGTATCCATGAACCCGCTTACCGCGGTGGGATTCGGATTCATAGGTCTTTCTTTATTGCTCTTATTTCGGGACAAGGTTCGTTACAGAATCATAATCCGCTCCGTTTCTTTTTTGACCTCTCTGATCGGGGCGGTCAAAATCTTCGGGCTATCGATAGGTTCGGATTTCGGAATCGATAAGATACTTTTTTCCCAGAAAGTTGCGATCGATATAATCAACGGAAGGCCGAATCAAATGGCGCCTAATACCGCCTTCGATTTTCTGCTTTTGGGATTTTCCGTTTTCTTTCTTACTTTTCGAAAGGCGTCCCTCCGATCGGCGTCCAATTATCTCTCATTCGTCGTCATGTTGGTGGGAATATTTTCCATAGTCGGTTATTTATATCAAGTAAAGGAATTTTACGGATTTCTTTCCTTTATTCCGATGGCGCTGCCTACCGCGATCTGCTTCCTGTTTTGTTCTTTTTCCATTCTAATATACAACGGTGATTACGCGTTTATGCGCGTTTTTACGAGTCGCTATCTGGGCGGTAAATTGGCTCGGATTCTATTTCCGTTTATAATACTAGTGCCGGTTATTTTCGGGATGCTCCGGATCTATCTGTATCGTATCTATCCGGTCAGTTTCGAGCTGGGTGTCGGATTTCTTATTACTGCGATCATTCTAACGTTCTTTCTGGTGGTTTATTTCGCTTCCTTCGAATTGGATAAGGCCGATCGCGCGAGAACCAAGGCGGAGGAGGACCTTTCGGGCCTAAACCGGGATTTGGAAAGGCTCGTGCAATTAAGGACGATGGAATTGTATAGGAGTGAAAATCGTTTCAGAACGATCATCGAGCAATTTCCCTATCCGGTTCTCACCTATACTTCGGATGGTTCCTGCACAGGGGCTAATTTGGCCTGGGAAGAAATGTGGAATGCGAGAAGAGATAATTTAGTCGATTATAATATACTAAAAGATTCTCAAATGCAGAAATCCGATCTGTTTCGTCATGTGCAAAGAGCTTTTTCCGGAGAAGCGGCCGTCTCAGAGCCTTATAAATACGATCCGGGCCTGATCGGAAAAGAAGGGAGGGCGAGATGGATGCAACTCGTGCTACATCCCGTTAAGAATACGGCCGGAAAACTTCTCGAAGTGATCGCGGTTCAACAGGACATCACGGAGAGTAAGGAAGCTGAGGACGAAATCCGTTCCTTGAATAACGCGTTGGAAGAAAGAGTAAGGCAAAGAACCGAACAGTTGCTCCTGGCCAATAAGGAATTGGAATCTTTCTCGTATTCGATTTCCCACGATTTAAGGGCTCCGATTCGAGGCATAAACGGTTATACGAGGATCTTAGAGGAGGATTACGGAGATAAACTGGATGCGGAAGCCAATCGGGTGATCTCCAGAATTCTCGCCAACGCTAAACAAATGGGACAACTCGTCGACGATCTTCTAGAATTTTCCCGTTTGGGAAGAATGGAACTCGCTCATAGGGAACTTCTTACCAAGGATATCGTATCCGCCGTGTACTCGGAACTTAGCGGATACGAAAAGAATAGGGATATAGAACTCGTAGTAGGAAGTCTGCCGAATGTAAGAGCTGATCAGATGGCTTTTCGCCAACTATGGGTGAATCTGATTTCGAACGCTCTTAAATATACAAGGAAAACGGAAAAAGCCAGGATCGAAATCGGTTCCTTCGAGGAGAATGGAGAAAGTATTTTTTTCATCAAGGATAACGGCGCCGGTTTCAATATGCAATATTATGAAAAGATATTCGGAGTGTTCCAACGTCTCCATTCCCAAGAGGATTTCGAAGGAACGGGAGTCGGACTCGCTATCGTAAATAGGATCGTATCCAGACACGGGGGCAGAGTTTGGGCGGAGGGTGAGATCGGAAAAGGCGCTTCCTTTTACTTTACCATGCCAGGAAAGGATTCCGAATTTTCCGAGAATTCCGCCTCATAG
- a CDS encoding YdeI/OmpD-associated family protein: MDPIFFKSQKEFRSWLKKNHHKEFELILGFYKTKFARKGIAYKEAVDEALCFGWIDGVRKGIDVETYCIRFTPRKSNSIWSKVNRNRMLELQQLGLVMEAGLKAFQAIKKTNQYSFEQESIVMPPAYEKTFRKNKKAWSFFQSQAPYYRRTAIWWVISPKREETKLSRLSVLISDSEKEKRIDALTWKKKI, from the coding sequence ATGGATCCGATATTCTTTAAATCCCAAAAGGAATTCCGCTCTTGGTTAAAAAAGAATCACCATAAGGAATTCGAGCTGATTCTAGGCTTTTATAAGACCAAATTCGCTCGGAAAGGCATCGCCTATAAGGAAGCAGTCGACGAGGCTCTTTGTTTCGGATGGATAGACGGAGTCAGAAAGGGAATAGACGTAGAAACATACTGTATCCGTTTCACTCCCCGGAAGTCCAATAGCATTTGGAGTAAGGTAAACAGGAATCGAATGTTGGAACTCCAACAACTGGGTTTGGTGATGGAAGCGGGCCTAAAAGCCTTTCAAGCGATTAAAAAAACGAATCAATATTCTTTCGAACAAGAAAGTATAGTAATGCCTCCCGCTTACGAAAAGACGTTTCGAAAAAACAAAAAGGCCTGGAGCTTTTTCCAAAGTCAGGCCCCTTATTATCGAAGAACGGCTATTTGGTGGGTAATCAGTCCTAAAAGAGAGGAAACCAAACTCTCCCGCCTGAGTGTCCTGATCTCAGACTCGGAAAAAGAGAAACGGATAGATGCCTTAACCTGGAAGAAAAAGATCTAA
- a CDS encoding MBL fold metallo-hydrolase, which translates to MDYKTHFANQEESSSVSKIPVGKVRITYLGTSSLLIDDGETQILTDGFFSRPSIWKTMFTKIASNPEEIRYVMLLAGINRLKGIFVCHSHFDHAMDSPFIARETGAKLYGSKSTLQIGRGGELPETQMILFEPGKKITIGKFKVTVLASKHTPPFKILGKTNASDPNRPDLEEPLSQPVKAEEYIEGGTYDFLVEHGKNSLLIKGSTNYIEGAWKDLKVDALFLGIAMLAKQDREFQEKYYKETVGTVMPKVVVPIHWDNFFKPLTLPLEPNLSLGDDITGAMDFMILKTSEDKIDYRILRGFGSILLF; encoded by the coding sequence ATGGACTATAAGACGCATTTTGCCAACCAAGAGGAAAGCTCCTCGGTTTCGAAAATTCCGGTCGGAAAAGTTCGAATCACCTATCTCGGGACTAGTTCCCTACTCATAGACGACGGCGAGACTCAAATCTTAACGGACGGCTTTTTTTCCCGTCCTTCCATTTGGAAGACGATGTTTACTAAGATCGCCTCGAATCCGGAGGAGATTCGATATGTAATGTTGCTTGCGGGTATTAACCGGTTGAAGGGAATTTTCGTTTGCCACTCTCATTTCGATCACGCGATGGATTCGCCTTTCATTGCTAGAGAGACGGGAGCGAAATTATACGGATCCAAATCCACGTTGCAGATCGGAAGAGGGGGCGAACTTCCCGAAACTCAGATGATTCTTTTCGAACCGGGAAAAAAGATCACCATCGGAAAATTCAAGGTAACCGTTCTTGCTTCCAAGCATACTCCTCCTTTTAAAATATTAGGAAAAACGAATGCCTCCGATCCGAACCGTCCCGATTTGGAGGAGCCGCTTTCTCAGCCGGTCAAGGCGGAAGAGTACATAGAGGGCGGCACTTACGATTTTCTGGTTGAGCACGGCAAAAACTCCCTGTTGATTAAGGGTAGTACGAATTACATAGAAGGAGCATGGAAGGATCTGAAAGTGGACGCTCTTTTTCTCGGAATCGCTATGCTTGCTAAGCAGGATCGGGAGTTTCAGGAAAAATACTATAAAGAAACGGTAGGAACCGTAATGCCCAAGGTTGTGGTTCCGATCCATTGGGATAATTTTTTTAAACCTTTAACTCTTCCCTTGGAGCCGAATCTGAGTCTGGGCGACGATATTACCGGAGCGATGGATTTTATGATTCTCAAAACTTCGGAGGATAAGATAGATTATAGGATACTCAGGGGCTTCGGAAGCATACTTCTCTTTTGA
- a CDS encoding questin oxidase family protein — MTEYTETWKNMTSDFDFDSVLDFLQSFGPDLKNGLSNHAPMATEALFTMGRTDVIFPWLERYGKELKPKEVPTREIGEKSWPSFLGVSGSFPEWEIFFKNEIHTKGWQKCVSYWIPKLSPGICADATHGVIRTGHSIRNLIRKETSLRLGEFSSGLAVWASNYLELPTSFESLLGLSARDALQKVNFVPPEKKVFSGTIVSSLEGLKDVDSFAPVIGYWDAYGEEEKSVSELTEAFSRVLKNNVEDTLSAIVFVHSVTSISALRSILPFLTPFERKSVLRYSWQTSVALYSAFGKNIEQDIYEPIAESREEAIEKAIQHGDEHAIKFTEVCLKENELAPSSSYFAALQAARTYLEPLS; from the coding sequence TTGACGGAGTATACGGAAACTTGGAAGAATATGACCTCCGATTTCGACTTCGATTCCGTATTAGATTTTTTGCAATCTTTCGGTCCGGATCTGAAAAACGGACTGAGCAATCACGCTCCTATGGCTACCGAAGCCTTATTCACGATGGGAAGGACGGACGTTATCTTTCCCTGGCTGGAAAGATACGGAAAAGAGCTGAAGCCCAAAGAAGTTCCTACACGGGAAATAGGTGAGAAGTCGTGGCCAAGCTTTCTGGGCGTTTCCGGAAGTTTTCCCGAATGGGAAATCTTTTTCAAAAATGAAATCCATACAAAGGGTTGGCAAAAATGCGTTTCCTATTGGATTCCGAAACTTTCTCCCGGGATTTGTGCGGATGCAACTCATGGGGTGATCCGGACAGGGCACTCGATTCGGAATCTAATCCGCAAGGAGACCTCGTTACGCTTGGGGGAATTTTCTTCCGGACTTGCGGTATGGGCCTCTAATTATTTGGAATTGCCGACTTCGTTCGAATCCTTGCTCGGACTTTCCGCTCGAGACGCTCTTCAGAAAGTAAATTTCGTCCCGCCTGAAAAGAAAGTCTTTTCAGGGACGATCGTTTCCTCACTAGAGGGCCTGAAAGACGTCGATTCCTTTGCACCTGTCATAGGCTATTGGGATGCCTATGGAGAAGAAGAAAAATCCGTCTCCGAACTTACCGAAGCGTTTTCCAGAGTCCTAAAGAATAATGTCGAAGATACGTTATCTGCTATTGTCTTCGTTCACTCGGTAACGAGCATATCTGCTCTACGGAGTATTCTTCCTTTCCTCACTCCTTTCGAACGTAAAAGCGTTTTGAGATATTCTTGGCAGACTTCCGTCGCTCTATACTCCGCTTTCGGAAAGAATATAGAACAGGATATCTACGAACCGATCGCGGAATCTAGGGAAGAGGCAATCGAAAAGGCGATCCAACATGGGGACGAACATGCTATCAAATTTACCGAGGTATGTTTGAAGGAAAACGAATTGGCACCTTCTTCCTCTTACTTTGCGGCATTGCAAGCTGCGCGCACTTATTTGGAGCCTTTGAGCTAA
- a CDS encoding DUF2079 domain-containing protein, whose protein sequence is MLHSFSKTKETLEKVGIFLLFLALFYFLSERSITKFLHLKAGMDTGLFENILYNTLHGDFFYTFLGPVDLWHSYFSDHVNLILFLILPFYYLFPQTETLFILQAFFLSSPILILYFYSKDKIDWPILPSILYALYLPVYWIGIFDIHPEVAFIPLFLLFMIQWEKKNLRYAFTLFLFCLFCKEEIAFVFIVFSALVYKEEPKFVLLLFLISISYFCVTMVILSLHNPYFGIPMHIGRYGGLPKDSYLFGPLLFFLLTPFLIFPFLSRYLLLVLPYLAYSFLSNAIPNKTPFTHHSFVAVPILFVAFLSGYDFLKKKGKAADWILATCALTFLYLFLSQGPPNKKYNYKEDFLRGSVTKEQVDFLRNYDPEANIVSNVPSVFGNRKIIRVFRGKKYSSEETIILFTGDHLADFDLSPVLQTHSDTHSLRKIGPDIALLEPKKKSPTR, encoded by the coding sequence ATGCTGCACTCTTTTTCCAAAACGAAAGAGACCTTAGAGAAGGTCGGAATCTTCCTACTTTTTTTAGCTTTGTTCTATTTCTTGTCGGAAAGGTCGATCACCAAATTCCTGCATCTGAAAGCCGGAATGGATACTGGCCTATTCGAGAATATTCTTTATAATACCCTGCACGGAGACTTCTTTTATACATTCTTAGGGCCGGTAGACTTATGGCATTCCTACTTTTCCGACCATGTAAACCTTATATTATTCCTGATCCTTCCCTTCTATTATCTCTTCCCCCAGACGGAGACCTTATTTATTCTACAGGCATTCTTTCTTTCCTCGCCTATTCTCATTCTCTATTTCTATTCCAAGGATAAGATCGATTGGCCGATCCTACCTTCTATTCTTTACGCATTGTATCTTCCCGTTTATTGGATCGGTATTTTCGATATCCATCCGGAAGTCGCCTTTATCCCGCTTTTCCTTCTTTTCATGATACAATGGGAGAAGAAAAATTTGCGTTATGCGTTCACGCTCTTCCTTTTTTGCCTATTTTGCAAGGAAGAGATCGCCTTCGTTTTCATAGTCTTCTCGGCGTTGGTCTACAAAGAAGAGCCCAAATTCGTCCTACTTCTCTTTTTAATCAGTATATCGTATTTCTGCGTTACGATGGTAATATTAAGTTTACATAATCCTTATTTCGGAATTCCGATGCATATTGGGCGATATGGCGGATTACCGAAAGATTCGTACCTGTTCGGCCCTTTGCTATTCTTTCTCCTAACTCCTTTTCTGATCTTTCCTTTTCTCTCCCGGTATCTCTTACTGGTCCTCCCCTATCTGGCATATTCCTTTTTATCCAACGCAATTCCGAATAAAACGCCCTTCACGCATCATAGCTTCGTGGCAGTTCCTATTCTCTTCGTAGCTTTTCTATCCGGATACGATTTCCTAAAGAAGAAGGGTAAGGCCGCAGATTGGATTCTTGCTACTTGCGCTCTTACCTTTTTATATCTTTTTCTCTCCCAAGGCCCCCCGAACAAAAAGTATAACTACAAAGAAGACTTTCTTCGAGGCAGTGTGACAAAGGAACAGGTGGACTTCTTGAGGAATTACGATCCTGAAGCGAATATCGTGAGTAACGTTCCTTCCGTTTTCGGAAACCGTAAAATCATACGCGTCTTTCGCGGAAAGAAGTATTCCTCCGAAGAAACGATCATTTTATTTACGGGAGACCATCTTGCGGATTTCGATCTAAGCCCGGTACTGCAAACTCATTCCGACACTCATTCTTTGCGGAAGATCGGACCCGATATCGCTTTATTGGAACCCAAAAAGAAAAGTCCTACCCGATGA
- a CDS encoding TetR/AcrR family transcriptional regulator, with product MGTRVETNELILEAAESLFLERGLLDVSMEDIALRASCTRRNLYRYFETKETLSLAVLRKLLAPWNDFQTETFRSLSASGLSGRQELEAFLRILAGYLEEQKSLLRFAAEYDFLFRDRLSLPLDPSAEESLFADFHVTEDLLSQILIRGEEDGSLRLPTPPETLVPTITTVFWSLGQRVALRENLIALEFGVKAMELVNAQIQLLVLALSAEPKTK from the coding sequence ATGGGAACTAGAGTAGAGACAAATGAACTCATCCTGGAAGCGGCAGAGTCTCTTTTTTTAGAAAGGGGTCTCTTGGACGTATCCATGGAGGATATCGCTTTACGCGCCTCCTGCACTCGTCGCAACCTCTATCGCTATTTTGAAACCAAAGAGACTTTGAGCCTCGCAGTTCTAAGGAAGCTACTCGCACCTTGGAACGACTTCCAGACGGAAACCTTCCGTTCTTTGAGCGCTTCGGGTCTTTCCGGAAGACAGGAACTCGAGGCATTTCTACGCATTCTCGCCGGATATTTGGAAGAGCAAAAGTCCTTACTCCGATTCGCCGCCGAGTACGATTTTCTGTTCCGGGATCGCTTGTCCTTACCTCTCGATCCTTCCGCCGAAGAGTCCTTATTTGCGGACTTTCATGTCACCGAGGATCTGCTTTCCCAAATTCTTATCAGAGGTGAGGAGGACGGTAGCTTAAGACTTCCTACTCCTCCGGAGACACTAGTTCCTACAATCACGACCGTTTTCTGGAGTCTCGGCCAAAGAGTGGCACTGCGTGAAAATCTGATCGCCCTGGAGTTCGGTGTGAAGGCGATGGAACTAGTAAACGCACAAATCCAACTTCTGGTTCTGGCTTTATCCGCGGAACCGAAAACTAAATAA
- a CDS encoding glycoside hydrolase family 1 protein, translating into MSKSFELPKEFLLGSATAATQIEGGDTNNNWYYWSIAGKVGNGESSLTGADHYRRYAEDIELLSELHQECYRMSIEWSRLEPQAGQWSKDAVEHYRDEFQKLSKAGIRPLVTLHHFSCPQWFQEKGGWLSENAVEDFIRFTDFSVKSFGDLVSEWCTINEPNVFANDTYMDGKYPPGTKGDIGAYIKVSKRMVLAHLKSYKLIHRIRKEHGFSGETKVGFAHHFAVFEPLNSHPLAKLGCFLSDYLFHEIQMKGFVEGRLVFPLGSGTPEGKGIFCDFIGINYYSRHLFQASYNPGNLFAIPMVDPLCPESRKNDLGWEIYPEGLYKVCHRAWDKYKLPIYITENGIPDEKDEKREEYIVDHLAQIRRLLDEGVGVERYYHWSFLDNLEWNDGYGPRFGLVEVDYKTMERKPRPSARKYAEMCKTKKIEKKSI; encoded by the coding sequence ATGTCGAAGAGTTTCGAACTTCCGAAGGAATTTTTGCTGGGTAGTGCAACAGCAGCGACGCAGATTGAAGGAGGCGATACAAATAATAATTGGTATTATTGGTCTATAGCTGGCAAGGTAGGAAACGGGGAATCCTCTCTTACGGGAGCGGATCATTATCGTCGTTATGCGGAAGATATAGAACTCCTTTCCGAGCTACACCAGGAATGCTATCGTATGAGTATTGAATGGAGTAGGCTCGAACCCCAAGCGGGGCAATGGTCCAAGGATGCGGTGGAGCATTATAGGGACGAATTCCAAAAATTATCGAAGGCGGGAATCCGGCCTCTCGTAACTCTTCATCATTTTTCTTGCCCTCAATGGTTCCAAGAAAAAGGAGGATGGCTTTCTGAAAATGCAGTAGAGGACTTTATTCGATTCACGGATTTCTCCGTCAAAAGTTTCGGGGACCTGGTTTCAGAATGGTGCACCATAAACGAGCCTAACGTATTCGCGAACGATACTTACATGGACGGAAAATATCCTCCCGGAACCAAAGGAGATATAGGCGCCTATATTAAGGTCAGCAAGAGAATGGTTTTGGCGCATTTGAAGTCCTACAAACTTATTCATCGAATCCGAAAAGAGCATGGATTTTCTGGAGAAACCAAAGTAGGCTTCGCTCATCATTTTGCGGTCTTCGAGCCGTTGAACTCCCATCCGCTCGCGAAGCTGGGTTGTTTTTTAAGCGATTATCTATTTCATGAAATCCAGATGAAAGGATTTGTGGAAGGTAGACTCGTATTTCCTCTGGGCTCCGGGACCCCGGAAGGAAAGGGGATCTTCTGCGATTTTATCGGAATCAATTATTATTCCAGACATCTATTCCAAGCGAGTTATAATCCGGGAAATCTTTTTGCGATTCCTATGGTGGACCCTCTCTGTCCGGAATCCCGCAAAAACGATTTGGGTTGGGAGATCTATCCCGAAGGCCTTTACAAGGTCTGTCATAGGGCTTGGGACAAATACAAACTTCCGATCTATATTACGGAAAACGGAATTCCCGACGAGAAGGACGAAAAAAGGGAAGAATATATCGTGGACCATCTGGCTCAAATCCGCAGACTTCTGGACGAAGGGGTGGGTGTGGAACGTTATTACCATTGGTCTTTTCTGGATAACCTAGAATGGAACGACGGATACGGTCCGCGCTTCGGACTCGTGGAAGTGGATTACAAAACCATGGAAAGAAAGCCGAGGCCCAGCGCGCGTAAGTATGCCGAGATGTGCAAGACCAAGAAAATCGAAAAGAAATCCATTTGA
- a CDS encoding TetR/AcrR family transcriptional regulator, with amino-acid sequence MKKVAKQPAKTRDLQKTRERILYTAFEKFFQSGFQATSMDDLVKETDLSKGAFYHQFPTKFVLGYAVVEEVIRPLILNRWIRPLQDYENPMQGILDLMQKHICDTKPDLIRYGCPLNNFMQEMSPVDKGFHTRLKSALQLWIHELEIELFRAKEKGLIRENVDTKEAASFIVMFHEGVYGFLKGSGDRKLSVLFRNMMKSYLQSIAAPGIELA; translated from the coding sequence ATGAAGAAGGTAGCAAAACAGCCCGCCAAGACCAGGGATCTGCAAAAAACCAGAGAGCGGATTCTATACACCGCCTTTGAAAAATTCTTCCAGTCCGGATTCCAGGCTACTAGCATGGACGATCTAGTAAAAGAAACGGATCTGAGCAAGGGAGCGTTTTACCACCAATTTCCTACCAAGTTCGTTTTGGGATACGCGGTGGTGGAGGAAGTGATACGTCCTCTTATCCTAAATAGATGGATTCGCCCTCTCCAGGATTACGAAAATCCTATGCAAGGGATCTTAGACCTCATGCAAAAACATATCTGCGATACTAAGCCGGATTTAATCCGCTACGGATGTCCTTTGAATAATTTCATGCAGGAAATGTCGCCTGTGGACAAGGGATTCCATACTCGCCTGAAATCCGCTCTCCAACTTTGGATCCATGAGCTGGAGATAGAATTGTTCAGAGCGAAAGAAAAAGGCCTGATCCGAGAGAATGTAGACACGAAGGAAGCGGCTTCCTTTATCGTGATGTTTCATGAAGGAGTCTACGGTTTCCTAAAAGGATCCGGGGACCGGAAATTATCCGTTCTATTTCGAAACATGATGAAAAGCTATTTGCAATCGATTGCGGCCCCCGGAATCGAATTGGCATAA
- a CDS encoding DUF1761 domain-containing protein has protein sequence MLPINLISVLLATLAAMVLGFLLHGPILGKVWMRLANIVPTGNEKFSDMLPNLFWNLVANFVTAYVIAVIYLFAAPSSYLAGEGIWKGVICALWLWIGFVVTSSSMEVIWMGRKLGLWLFECGCSFLVMSVMGAIIAGY, from the coding sequence ATGTTACCGATCAATTTAATCTCAGTTTTGTTGGCTACCCTTGCCGCTATGGTTTTAGGGTTTCTTTTACATGGACCCATCCTGGGCAAGGTTTGGATGAGGCTTGCGAATATCGTCCCTACCGGAAACGAAAAGTTCTCGGATATGCTCCCGAATTTGTTTTGGAACCTAGTCGCAAACTTTGTGACCGCATATGTGATCGCCGTTATCTATCTGTTCGCGGCTCCTTCTTCCTATTTGGCGGGCGAAGGTATTTGGAAAGGAGTGATCTGCGCACTTTGGCTCTGGATCGGTTTCGTAGTGACTTCCAGTTCTATGGAAGTGATTTGGATGGGAAGAAAACTGGGTCTTTGGTTATTCGAATGCGGATGTTCTTTTCTGGTAATGTCCGTCATGGGTGCGATCATCGCAGGTTATTAA